The following is a genomic window from Corvus moneduloides isolate bCorMon1 unplaced genomic scaffold, bCorMon1.pri scaffold_163_arrow_ctg1, whole genome shotgun sequence.
gtcacagCTGGGGTCACAGCTGGGGTCAtcctggggtcacctggggtcaCAGCTGGGGTCATCCTGGGGTCACCtctggggtcacacctgggtCACAGCTGGGGTCACAGCTGGGGTCAtcctggggtcacctggggtcacagctggggtcacacctggggtcagctggggtcacaCTTGGGGTcacagctggggtcagctggggtcacacttggggtcacacctgggtCACACCTGGGCCACCTCTGGGGTCACACCTGAGCAGGTCACAgctggggtcacacctggggtcacacctggggtCATCCTGGGGTCACAgctggggtcacacctggggtcagctggggtcacaCTTGGGGTcacagctggggtcagctggggtcacacttggggtcacctggggtcacacctggggtcacacctggggtcacctggggtcacacctggggtcacacctggggtcacacctggggtcacctggggtcacacctgggtcacacctggggtcacctggggtcaCACCTGAGCAGGTCACAGCTGACCTGAGCTCTCACCTGTGCCCAGGTAACGCCTCAATTCCcccctcacctgctccaggtgtgcCCTCCCCTGCGGGCATTCCCAGGAGCTCCCAGAcccctcacctgtgcccaggtgagcTCTTACCTGTGCCCAGGTAGCCCctcctcacctgtgcccaggtaactgcccctcccccaccccaggtgccctcacctgtgcccaggtAACCCCTCCTCACCTGTCCCCAGCTACCACCTCCCCCAGCCAGGTgccctcacctgtgcccaggtAACCCCTCCTCACCTGTGCCCCGGTAACCCCTCCTCATCTCTGCCCAGGTgccctcacctgtgcccaggtaacccctcctcacctgtgcccaggtaacccctcctcacctgtgcccaggtgccctcacctgtgcccaggtaacccctcctcacctgtgcccaggtAACCCCTCCTCATCTGTGCCCCGGTAACCCCTCCTCATCTCTGCCCAGGTgccctcacctgtgcccaggtAACCCCTCCTCATCTGTGCCCAGGTAACCCCTCCTCATCTCTGCCCAGGTgccctcacctgtgcccaggtaacccctcctcacctgtgcccaggtaacccctcctcacctgtgcccaggtAACCCCTCCTCATCTCTGCCCAGGTATCCTCACCTGTGCCCCGGTAACCCCTCCTCATCTGTGCCCAGGTAACCCCTCCTCATCTCTGCCCAGGTAactgcccctcccccaccccaggtgccctcacctgtgcccaggtaccccccccacccaccccaggtgccctcacctgtgcccaggtaacccctcctcacctgtgcccagatgccctcacctgtgcccaggtagcccctcctcacctgtgcccagCTACCACCTCCCCCAGCCAGGTgccctcacctgtgcccaggtaacccctcctcacctgtgcccaggtaccccctcctcacctgtgcccaggtgccctcacctgtgcccaggtaacccctcctcacctgtgcccaggtACCCCCCTCCCTCACCCACCCCAGGTgccctcacctgtgcccaggtAACCTCTCCTCACCTGCCCCAGCTACCCCCCTCCCGTACCCCAGGTgccctcacctgtgcccaggtAACTGCCCCTCCCTCACCCACCCCAGATgccctcacctgtgcccaggtaccccctcctcacctgtgcccaggtgccctcacctgtgcccaggtAACCCCTCCTCACCCACCCCAGGTgccctcacctgtgcccaggtaacccctcctcacctgtgcccaggtaactgcccctcccccaccccaggtgccctcacctgtgcccaggtAACCCCTCCTCACCCACCCCAGGTgccctcacctgtgcccaggtaacccctcctcacctgtgcccagctaccccccctccccccccaggtaccctcacctgtgcccaggtaccccctccccccccagctgccctcacCTTCGGGGCTGGTGGTGGAGCCCCAGCCGGAGATCTGGCAGGTGGTGCCGGGCGCGGCGCAGGTGCGCGCCAGCGGCAGGGGGCTCACCTGGCGGCTCAGGTGCGCGGGCACCTGCAGCCGCAGCAGCATCAGGTCGCCGTCCTTGGAGGTCTCGTTGTAGCCGGGGAAGCGGAAGACACGCACCGAGCGCCGCCGCTGCTCACCTGGCGCAGGCGCGGCCTCGCCCGCCGCGGCGGCCGCCTCACCTGGCGGGGCCTCGCCCGCGGCGCTCGTGCCCGCCGGGGCCTCACCTGGGCGCACCCGGTGGCGGCCGCGGCCTCCGAGGCGGACGCtgatggggctgtggggagagagaggcGACAGGTGAGGGGTGGGTGGTACCCAGGTGGCACCCAGGTGGCACCCAGGTGGTCCCTGAGCCATTCCCGAGTGCCCAGGTGAGCCTCTTTCCACGCCCAGGTGAGTTCCCCGTGCCCAGGTGAGTCCCATGtgacccctccccccccccctcaggtagccccaggtgtgcccaggtgtgcccaggtgaccccaggtgtgcccaggtggtcCCTTCCATGCTcaggtgagcccaggtgagcccaggtgagccctCCCTCCCATCAGGTGGTcacaggtgtgcccaggtggtcCCTTCCATGCccaggtgagcccaggtgaggccTCCCCCCCTCAGGTGGCCTCAGGTGGTCCCTTCCAtgcccaggtgaccccaggtgaccccagggttgcccaggtgtgcccaggtgaccccaggtgaccccagggTTGCCCAGGAGTtcccaggtgaccccaggtgaccccagggttgcccaggtgtgcccaggtgaccccaggtgaccccaggtgtgcccagggtTGCCCAGGAGTTCCCAGGTGAGCCCTCCCAtgcccaggtgaccccaggtgcccccaggtgtgcccaggtggccccAGGTGGTCCCTCCCGTGCCCAGCTGatcccaggggtgcccaggtgaccccagggGTGCCCTCCCCCCCTCAGGT
Proteins encoded in this region:
- the LOC116438910 gene encoding kallikrein-14-like, with protein sequence MKLLLLLLLLPVASGARVPRWVLEGHTCAPPWQAALFRGRRFICGGTLVAPRWVLTAAHCHAPGPISVRLGGRGRHRVRPGEAPAGTSAAGEAPPGEAAAAAGEAAPAPGEQRRRSVRVFRFPGYNETSKDGDLMLLRLQVPAHLSRQVSPLPLARTCAAPGTTCQISGWGSTTSPEVTFPKDLHCSQVTIVPELTCRRIYPDSITPNMVCAGEPRSRADTCQ